A single genomic interval of Flavihumibacter rivuli harbors:
- a CDS encoding DNA alkylation repair protein encodes MPATKKLLAELNKEMRSHAHPGQAKAMAAYMKDHFPFLGIKQPTRKEISKPFIKASREWEGMQVIELARSLWGMPEREFHYVAMDLLEANRKKWDTQFFDCFLYLAGKNQWWDSIDTIASRLIGKYLYSHPGKKLVRQWTASEDIWMNRIALLYQLNYKEKTDTKTLFTTILKVKHKKDFFIQKAVGWSLRQLYRTDPGTVKTFLESVELSPLAKREALKHDMAFGQ; translated from the coding sequence ATGCCTGCAACAAAAAAGCTATTGGCGGAACTGAACAAGGAGATGAGGTCGCATGCCCATCCCGGGCAGGCAAAGGCAATGGCGGCTTACATGAAGGATCATTTCCCCTTCCTTGGGATCAAGCAACCGACCAGGAAAGAAATTTCCAAACCATTTATCAAGGCTTCCCGGGAATGGGAAGGAATGCAGGTCATTGAACTGGCCAGGTCGCTTTGGGGCATGCCGGAAAGGGAGTTCCATTATGTCGCCATGGATTTGCTCGAAGCCAACAGAAAAAAATGGGATACGCAGTTCTTCGATTGCTTCCTTTACCTGGCTGGAAAAAACCAGTGGTGGGATTCGATAGACACTATCGCATCCAGGTTGATCGGAAAATACCTTTATAGCCATCCTGGTAAGAAACTGGTGCGTCAATGGACAGCAAGTGAGGATATCTGGATGAACAGGATCGCCCTGCTCTATCAACTTAACTATAAAGAGAAGACAGATACCAAAACATTGTTCACTACTATCCTTAAGGTTAAGCATAAAAAGGATTTCTTTATCCAGAAGGCTGTCGGCTGGAGCCTCCGGCAATTGTACAGGACAGATCCGGGGACTGTGAAAACCTTTCTGGAATCAGTTGAACTATCCCCTCTGGCAAAGAGGGAAGCATTGAAGCACGACATGGCATTTGGCCAGTAA
- a CDS encoding (2Fe-2S)-binding protein, which yields MPSYQLSINGKKYQVEAEPNMPLLWVIRDLVQLTGTKFGCGIAQCGACTVHLNGNPIRSCSTPVSAVANKPITTIEGLSSDNSHPVQQAWIAEQVPQCGYCQSGQIMAATALLSKKPNPTDADIDAAMQGHICRCGTYPRIRKAIKTAAAMMAENTK from the coding sequence ATGCCTTCTTATCAACTATCCATCAATGGCAAGAAATACCAGGTGGAAGCAGAACCCAATATGCCATTATTATGGGTGATCCGCGACCTGGTGCAACTGACCGGGACAAAGTTTGGTTGCGGTATTGCCCAATGTGGAGCTTGCACGGTACACCTGAATGGTAACCCTATACGCTCCTGCTCAACACCAGTCTCTGCGGTGGCCAACAAGCCCATCACCACCATCGAAGGATTGAGTTCCGACAACTCCCATCCGGTGCAACAGGCATGGATAGCAGAACAGGTGCCGCAATGTGGCTATTGCCAGAGCGGGCAGATCATGGCAGCCACTGCATTATTGAGTAAAAAGCCCAATCCAACCGATGCAGATATTGATGCTGCCATGCAGGGACATATCTGCCGTTGCGGAACCTACCCAAGGATCAGGAAAGCCAT